A single Amphiura filiformis chromosome 19, Afil_fr2py, whole genome shotgun sequence DNA region contains:
- the LOC140141559 gene encoding uncharacterized protein: protein MSGETGPLKVFLWTSPRTVSTSFLKCMNYVPDTVAWHEPYMEIAKFSQLTEDPMVCKPCIELLEKHGGASEVAKIKSGYDASDKDFDWLKEQLEGDFPGKKMVFVKEMAASLVRESRYDKIPKGFRHTFLIRNPHKLMKSQLKVLVKSQKGGSDNMFKKNRDHPNRVRPLQYLNELWKYVKAEGLESRPVIIDIDDLLENPKEMLEAYCKEVGIPFTEDLLTWPAGDDVMTKIWMVPKQTILTFRSIGLHDATFASTGFQTKSSTANGDSSSAEAELTKQVSTIVPPMWKSTVSQMLDREMPYYEELHAERLTLEK, encoded by the coding sequence ATGTCTGGTGAAACAGGTCCTCTAAAAGTCTTCCTCTGGACAAGTCCTCGTACTGTGTCGACTTCATTTCTCAAATGCATGAATTACGTGCCTGATACCGTAGCCTGGCACGAACCATATATGGAGATCGCTAAATTCTCACAACTAACCGAAGATCCGATGGTTTGCAAACCTTGTATAGAATTGCTGGAAAAGCACGGAGGCGCTTCCGAAGTAGCTAAAATTAAAAGTGGATATGACGCAAGTGACAAAGATTTTGATTGGCTGAAAGAGCAATTAGAAGGTGATTTTCCTGGAAAGAAGATGGTTTTCGTGAAAGAGATGGCAGCAAGTCTTGTTAGAGAGTCGCGATATGATAAAATCCCGAAGGGGTTTCGGCACACTTTCCTAATACGTAATCCTCATAAGCTGATGAAATCTCAACTGAAAGTGCTTGTGAAATCGCAAAAGGGAGGATCagataacatgtttaaaaaaaacaggGATCATCCGAACCGCGTGCGCCCCCTTCAGTATTTGAATGAATTATGGAAGTACGTCAAAGCTGAAGGTTTAGAATCCCGACCTGTGATCATTGATATCGACGATCTTCTGGAGAATCCCAAAGAAATGCTGGAAGCTTACTGTAAAGAAGTCGGTATTCCCTTCACAGAAGATCTACTGACTTGGCCCGCGGGTGATGACGTCATGACAAAGATCTGGATGGTTCCCAAGCAAACCATACTCACATTTCGTTCGATTGGACTACATGATGCAACCTTCGCAAGCACTGGATTTCAAACTAAATCATCGACTGCGAATGGTGATAGTAGCAGCGCTGAAGCGGAACTAACGAAACAGGTCTCAACCATTGTACCGCCAATGTGGAAAAGTACTGTATCGCAAATGTTGGACAGAGAAATGCCTTATTATGAAGAACTACATGCCGAACGGCTGACTCTAGAGAAATAA